The sequence below is a genomic window from Wyeomyia smithii strain HCP4-BCI-WySm-NY-G18 chromosome 1, ASM2978416v1, whole genome shotgun sequence.
TTATGTTAAATCGATAATTTTTAGCTCTTGCGTCTACTACTGCACATGTCCCCGACGTAAACAAAGAAGCTCAATTGCGTTTTGTTCGTTTAGTTTCGATAGACGGTATGCAATAAATTTTCTTTCTGTTCTACTTGCAGACCCAAACTGAACCATCGCAGCGTCTAATATGCCTGTGATATCAGCATATTCGACCAGTGGTAGCAGTTACATCTCTCCGTCGTACCGCTACAGATCGAGTTTTAGCGATCGAAAGAGTTACACTACCAGTAGCAGcactagcagcagcagcatctaTCGGAGAAGTTCGTACCGCTATGACCTGCCGCCTACATCATCCGCCTACTCATCCTATCGGTCGGACCGTACAACAGACGCTGAACTATCGGCCTCACTTTCAACGCTCGACACCAAAGATACTGCAGTAGAATCGAGCACCGCACCTGTCACTACAGCAACCGCAGCCACAGTTAACAGTAGACCCAGCCGTTACTCGACGACCTACAGCTACAGTTCACTTAGTTCAGCCCCCGGCCGAGACTACAGTACACGCTACAGTTCGCGCTCGTCCGATACGCGTTTCAAGGATCGGGACAACAATTGCCTCTGTACCGGTGGTGCAGGATCATCCTCAAACTACATCTCAAACCTTCGCAGCACTGCCCTGAGTGGTGCCGAACTTTATCAGAAATACAGTGTCTCGACCTACAAACCAAGCAGTCTAGAATCTCGTATCAGCGCTCGAACAACGGCCGACTCAGTCCACAAATCACCGACCAGCATCGTGAACAGTACGAGCCTCAAGGCAGCCTCGCCAACAGCAGTGGACATAAGCAAGGTAAACAGCATTCCCGCTAAAGATAAAAATAGTAACATCAACGTTGCCGCCGTTATCAGCAATAAAAAtaatcctactaacactagTAACAGCCTCACTGGTGTTGCCAATAACCCGCTACCAGGCACTAACTGCAAACTTACGACAGCTAGAAACACCGGCACTAAACCGGAAAACCTAGCACGCTTTCACAATAGCCATCCCGAGACGCCAGCCGGTGTAACTGGCACAACTGTTGTCACTACCACAACCACCACAATTACTACCACTACCTCTTCCACATCCGTATTACtgtcatcatcgtcatcatcttCGGTGCTGTACGAAACGGCTGCCGTCGGTGTCAATCTTGATGCGACGCGATCACGCAAACCTGGTTCTGTACCTGCAGTGCTGAAAAACACGCTGAACAAGCTCAGACCATCCGGTGGCAAGCCTCCGGTACCAAAAAGTGCATCCACCAGCAGTAGCTCCAGCGATCTGTCCGCTGCGCCTTCCGGTGGACGCAAGGAGCTGCTTGGTCTGTCCAGCTatcgaaatcaaaattttctcaAGCACGAGTGCGATCTGGTCAAACGCGAACTGAGCAAAAGTGCCACAGAAATTGCTTTCAAAAAAGGCTCTAGCCAGCCCCCGAACAAACCGGTCGTCGTTGGATCTGCAGCAAGCCTGCTGAGCAGTGCAGTCGATTCCAAAGATCGATCCTTTTCCATCCTTTCAAAACTGGACGTTTCCAAAGTgaggcagctcttgccacccgtTTCCAGCTCCAGTGTAGTCTCGAAAACCGATCAGCCCAAAGATCATGAGGATGATGACATGAAACATCACCAACACAGCAACCAGATTGCAACTACCACCACCACCATCACTACTACAAGCAACAACAGATCACAACCATCTAGTGCAAAGCCGCCCTTTACCACTTTTACTAGTATCTCTGGCGTGGAACTAAAACCCATCGATCGACCGGCAGTGTCGACCATTCTGCAGAGTACTCAAAGAAATGATACTTCTCTTTTCAAATCATCTCCATTATCGTCGAATACCTGTACCAACAACACCACCTCCACAACTACAACACGGACTACGACTATCACTACAACTGCAACTACAGAGTCGCTAACAAGTGCTTGTATGCCATCATCATCGTCCACAGTACGCACTACAGCTTGTACTTATCCTACCACTTCTCGTTCCGCCACCGACGCCGCCATGAAATCGCTGCACATCACTACCGAACTGGAGGAATCCATTACACAGGCCACCATCAAGCTGCGTCCGACCGTGAACGGAGCGAGCAATGGAGCCGCCGGAGGCCATCGGCTCATAGCGACCGTGTCCTCCACCACGGACGACATGACCGACAACGATTACCATCACGTAACCGCTACGATACGAATCAAACCAAAGTCTAGCATAAGTCATCATAGCACAAGTAGTAGTAGCAATAGCAGCACCAACGGTAGTACCGCCAGCATAAACAAcatcaataataataacaacaacaccAATGCAAACAATGGCAACAGCCAGGGTAGTAGCAGCGATGATGAGCACGAATTCCCCAACGGGAACGTAAGTAACCACAATAATAGCAAAAACAACAATGGCGTCGAGGGTGCCGGGAACGAAGACACAagtgacgacgatgtcaacgagGCTGCAGTTGGTACCAATTCGGTTGAAAAAGAATCCAAAGTTAACGATGATGATAGAAAAGTTTCTTACGTAAGTAATCTAACGCTCTCTCTCAcgttctttctttctttctgatATTGcgtctcgctctctctctctctctctctcgtcgGTCGTCTGTCCCTTCCGGTTCATGAGTTCCCTTGTCTTTTGCTTCGTACCTCAGCACACAACACTTCGAGCTAAGCAAGATGGAAACAAAACACTAATTCTATTAAACGTGGCCTCTGCTTTAATTGttgttatatatttttaaatggtCTCTGTTGAACTGTCCTGGGGCTGGAACTTCTGAACTACGGTAtgttgaaaaagtttattcacATTTCTTCGAAGAGTAACtttattgacaattttttcTCTTCGAAGATATTTCTGCTCGGAACTCACTTCCGTTGATACTAGCTTCGATGAATGCTCTGAATCCTGAAGAATGTCGCTTATTCTGTCAGTGAGTTCTAGCTTTTCCACGCCGGAAAATCGTTGCAAGTATCCGCATccgccatttttgtttgttggCTTCAACACCTTTAATTCCGACCACCATCAGACCCAAATTACATTATATTAGTCTCGTCTGACCAAACGACCTTTTTCCAGGAGTTCAATTGTCTGATTGTTTCGAACACTTAACCAAACTTTTGTGGGGTTTTCGATAATTCAATGCCAAATAACACTAACTTCAATTATTCTAAATGCAATGTTTACATTCCAAAAAGTGACATGAGCAACTAAATACACAGCAAAACTTTTTTAAGCATATTTGGGTGGATTAACGTTTCTTACATACTGTAGCTCACCCCAGAGAGGACTTCTAGTAAAATTCGGCCGATCTGTTGCCCTGTCAGTGTTACCTGTACTAAGCCTAGGCGGTGTTCGTAATCTGCTTTCCAAACCATGTCCCATATTTGGTGCTGAGTGCTGCCTTTCAAAGCGGCACCTACGCTTCTCATTCCAacctaaaaataatcaaaaagcgATGCAATGCACGAGCGACTTTACCTTTCACCCAGTTCGATCTGATCGACTGCTTAACGATCGTTCAACGGTCCTCCAACTTTGATTCTAGCTGCGTTCCGGTACGGCGTCCAAGAGCATCCATTCGACAAGTCCAGTCGGTTATCGCAGTCGCGACTATGATTCCGGCCTTGGCAGTTACCGGTCCGGGCTGGGCAACTCCAGTTCAGTATCAGCCTCAGTACAAAAGCCCAGCTATAACGATCGAACTAACGGCGATGATTCAATAAGTGGAGGAAGTCGAAAGGAGGGTATGTTAACTGCGGCACCAATCGAGTGGATGTTTGTACTttgattcctttttttttctaggaCTCTGTGGTCTGTGGAATATAGGTAACACCTGCTTTATGAACTCTGTGATACAGTGCCTAAGTCATACCCGAGAGCTCACCAATTTTCTCCGAATGCAACCAACATCGGAGCGTGGTACGACGAAAGATCATAAAATTCTTGCCGGTAGGTTGCTGCCCATTTGCATTTCTGATATCGGTTCACATATTTGATTCCTCCTCTCAGAATACACCAAACTAATCAAGGACATGTGGAATGGAATAAATCGCAGCGTCAATCCATCGGAGCTAAAATATGCCTTCTCCAGCAAACATCGGATGTACTCTGGATCGGCCCAGCAGGATGCACAGGAATTTTTGCGGTTCTTCATCGATTCGCTGCACAGCGCCCTGAACGTCTCGATCAAACGGGAACCTATCTCTAGGGAAATCGAAGATGATGACTTGAAGTGAGACcatcagttttgttttgttatttgttgTGCTATATAATTTTTCCGAACATCTCAGCAATCGCGTCAAGGCCACCATGATGTGGGAATGGTATTCCAAGGTGGAGAACTCCATGATAAAAGATCTGTTTGTGGGACTTCTTCGCAGCACCTTGAAGTGCACGGTGTGCAACAGTGCCAGTGTTACGTTCGATCCATTCTGGGATCTAAGGTGAGATGCTGCATTCGCTAGTTCCCACTTCTGGTTTTAATCATCCTACTTTGCGTTTACAGTTTACCTCTTCCATCTACAAACTCCCGGTGCAAGTTGGAGAACTGCCTTGACATGTTTGTCAAAGAGGAAGTCATGGACGGCATAGACCAACCTACATGTTCCAAGTGCAAAACCCGGCGAAAGTGTACGAAAAGCTTCACCATTGAACGGTTCCCCAAATATCTCGTGATACGtaagttgaattttttctcccATTACAACAATTTATTCTCACGGAGTGCTAATCACTCGAACATCGCAGATTTGAAACGCTTCTCGGAAACCCGGTGGAGCAAGCTAACCAACGTGATTGAGTTTCCAACCGGCGAACGGGAGCTCAATCTGCAGCCTTACGCTTCCGAAGACAATAC
It includes:
- the LOC129722514 gene encoding serine-rich adhesin for platelets isoform X1 — protein: MPVISAYSTSGSSYISPSYRYRSSFSDRKSYTTSSSTSSSSIYRRSSYRYDLPPTSSAYSSYRSDRTTDAELSASLSTLDTKDTAVESSTAPVTTATAATVNSRPSRYSTTYSYSSLSSAPGRDYSTRYSSRSSDTRFKDRDNNCLCTGGAGSSSNYISNLRSTALSGAELYQKYSVSTYKPSSLESRISARTTADSVHKSPTSIVNSTSLKAASPTAVDISKVNSIPAKDKNSNINVAAVISNKNNPTNTSNSLTGVANNPLPGTNCKLTTARNTGTKPENLARFHNSHPETPAGVTGTTVVTTTTTTITTTTSSTSVLLSSSSSSSVLYETAAVGVNLDATRSRKPGSVPAVLKNTLNKLRPSGGKPPVPKSASTSSSSSDLSAAPSGGRKELLGLSSYRNQNFLKHECDLVKRELSKSATEIAFKKGSSQPPNKPVVVGSAASLLSSAVDSKDRSFSILSKLDVSKVRQLLPPVSSSSVVSKTDQPKDHEDDDMKHHQHSNQIATTTTTITTTSNNRSQPSSAKPPFTTFTSISGVELKPIDRPAVSTILQSTQRNDTSLFKSSPLSSNTCTNNTTSTTTTRTTTITTTATTESLTSACMPSSSSTVRTTACTYPTTSRSATDAAMKSLHITTELEESITQATIKLRPTVNGASNGAAGGHRLIATVSSTTDDMTDNDYHHVTATIRIKPKSSISHHSTSSSSNSSTNGSTASINNINNNNNNTNANNGNSQGSSSDDEHEFPNGNVSNHNNSKNNNGVEGAGNEDTSDDDVNEAAVGTNSVEKESKVNDDDRKVSYLRSGTASKSIHSTSPVGYRSRDYDSGLGSYRSGLGNSSSVSASVQKPSYNDRTNGDDSISGGSRKEGLCGLWNIGNTCFMNSVIQCLSHTRELTNFLRMQPTSERGTTKDHKILAEYTKLIKDMWNGINRSVNPSELKYAFSSKHRMYSGSAQQDAQEFLRFFIDSLHSALNVSIKREPISREIEDDDLNNRVKATMMWEWYSKVENSMIKDLFVGLLRSTLKCTVCNSASVTFDPFWDLSLPLPSTNSRCKLENCLDMFVKEEVMDGIDQPTCSKCKTRRKCTKSFTIERFPKYLVIHLKRFSETRWSKLTNVIEFPTGERELNLQPYASEDNTAPVYYSLYGISNHMGSTAGGHYVAVCKHPVSKEWHEFNDNFVSETSEGSLVTSSAYVLFYERA
- the LOC129722514 gene encoding ubiquitin carboxyl-terminal hydrolase Usp2 isoform X2; its protein translation is MPVISAYSTSGSSYISPSYRYRSSFSDRKSYTTSSSTSSSSIYRRSSYRYDLPPTSSAYSSYRSDRTTDAELSASLSTLDTKDTAVESSTAPVTTATAATVNSRPSRYSTTYSYSSLSSAPGRDYSTRYSSRSSDTRFKDRDNNCLCTGGAGSSSNYISNLRSTALSGAELYQKYSVSTYKPSSLESRISARTTADSVHKSPTSIVNSTSLKAASPTAVDISKLRSGTASKSIHSTSPVGYRSRDYDSGLGSYRSGLGNSSSVSASVQKPSYNDRTNGDDSISGGSRKEGLCGLWNIGNTCFMNSVIQCLSHTRELTNFLRMQPTSERGTTKDHKILAEYTKLIKDMWNGINRSVNPSELKYAFSSKHRMYSGSAQQDAQEFLRFFIDSLHSALNVSIKREPISREIEDDDLNNRVKATMMWEWYSKVENSMIKDLFVGLLRSTLKCTVCNSASVTFDPFWDLSLPLPSTNSRCKLENCLDMFVKEEVMDGIDQPTCSKCKTRRKCTKSFTIERFPKYLVIHLKRFSETRWSKLTNVIEFPTGERELNLQPYASEDNTAPVYYSLYGISNHMGSTAGGHYVAVCKHPVSKEWHEFNDNFVSETSEGSLVTSSAYVLFYERA
- the LOC129722514 gene encoding ubiquitin carboxyl-terminal hydrolase Usp2 isoform X3, which encodes MPSSSSTVRTTACTYPTTSRSATDAAMKSLHITTELEESITQATIKLRPTVNGASNGAAGGHRLIATVSSTTDDMTDNDYHHVTATIRIKPKSSISHHSTSSSSNSSTNGSTASINNINNNNNNTNANNGNSQGSSSDDEHEFPNGNVSNHNNSKNNNGVEGAGNEDTSDDDVNEAAVGTNSVEKESKVNDDDRKVSYLRSGTASKSIHSTSPVGYRSRDYDSGLGSYRSGLGNSSSVSASVQKPSYNDRTNGDDSISGGSRKEGLCGLWNIGNTCFMNSVIQCLSHTRELTNFLRMQPTSERGTTKDHKILAEYTKLIKDMWNGINRSVNPSELKYAFSSKHRMYSGSAQQDAQEFLRFFIDSLHSALNVSIKREPISREIEDDDLNNRVKATMMWEWYSKVENSMIKDLFVGLLRSTLKCTVCNSASVTFDPFWDLSLPLPSTNSRCKLENCLDMFVKEEVMDGIDQPTCSKCKTRRKCTKSFTIERFPKYLVIHLKRFSETRWSKLTNVIEFPTGERELNLQPYASEDNTAPVYYSLYGISNHMGSTAGGHYVAVCKHPVSKEWHEFNDNFVSETSEGSLVTSSAYVLFYERA